TGAGGGCGAGTATTGCACAATAATAACCCGCTCCGGGAAGCGCTATAGAGGAACGCTCCTCCTTAAGAACCCGAGCGTCCACGTGAACAAAGATGCGGGGAAGAAGGAGCGCACTGAGGAGAACATGTACATCCGCCTTGACGCCGAGGTTGAAAAGAAGGAGGACACCGAGAAGATCGGGATAAGGCCAGGTGACTTCATAGCCTTTGACCCGAAGTTTGAGTACGCCAACGGCTTCGTTAAGGCCCACTTCCTCGACGACAAGGCGAGCGTAGCGGTTATGATCGACCTGATGCTTGAGCTTGGAGCGGAGAGACTGGAGAGGCTCCCGGTGGCTTTCTTCTTCTCGCCCTACGAAGAGGTGGGGCACGGAGGTTCTGCCGGCTATCCCCCGAGCACGAAGGAGCTCCTCGTGGTTGACATGGGCGTTGTCGGCGACGGAGTTTACGGTAAGGAGACTGCTGTTTCAATAGGCGCAAAGGACTCCAGCGGCCCCTACGACTACGAGATGACGAGCAGGCTCATCGAGCTGGCCGAGAAGAGGGACATCCCGCACGTCGTCGACGTCTTCCCCTACTACGGCTCCGATGGTTCCGCCGCCCTCAGGGCCGGCTGGGACTTCCGCGTTGCCCTCATCGGCCAGGGAGTCCACGCGAGCCACGGCATGGAGAGGACTCACGTTAAAGGCCTCTTAGCGACCAAAGAGCTGATAAAAGCCTACATCGAGGAAAAGTTTGGGCTTTGAGTCTCTGTTTATCTTTCCTATCGAGGCCTTTAATACATTCCCGTGCGGATTATTTCCACAAAAATAAAAGGCTAGAAAATTTGAAGCCCTCACTGCGGGGGACCCCCAAAGCCCACGGAGGCCTCAGGGGATTTGGGCTTTGATCATTTCGTTTTGGATGCTGTTAAACTGATTGAAAAGTACACTAAATACGTCATAGTCAGTGGGTACGTCACCATACTCCTTGGGCGCTCAAGGGGCACCGAGGACGTTGACTTTGTGATTGAACCCCTTCATAGGAAGGAGTTTGAACAGCTGTGCAGTGAAGCACTGAGAAGCGGATTTGAATTCCTGAACCCGGAAGACTGCGGTGGACTCTATGAGATGCTCCAAGAAAAAATGGGCATTAGAATGGCTAGGAAGGGTGAGATAATCCCCAACGCAAAAATAAAGTTTCCCAAGGATACCTTCCATGAAGAGGCTTTAAAGAAACACATCCTCACTGTGCTCAACAATGATGAAATCTACGTCTCACCACTCGAGCTCCAGATAGCGTACAAGCTCTACCTGGGGAGTGATAAAGACGTGGAGGATGCATTTTTCCTCTACGAGCTTTTCAAGGAAAATCTCGATCGGAGGCTCCTCAATGGGTACGCAAAAAGGCTCAAAGTTGAGGTTCCATTCTAACCGGAACATGGAGGAGAGGCTGGCTGGCCTTCATAAGGCTCTACGTCAAGAGGCTGAAGGAGAAACCCGGACGAGGTACTCAAACAGCAGGTCAGGCTCGTTGACTCTTTTCTGAAAGCCGCGAGGAACTTCCCACTCACAAAGGGGGAGTACCTCAGGCTCAAGGGGGAGCTGAAAGTAAAGAAAAAAGCTTAGGCCTCACTCTATCTTGGCTCCACACACCGGGCAGAACTTCGCTCCTTCCGGGACTATGTGACCGTTGGGGCAGCGCTTTATCTCGTGACCGCAGTAGGGGCAGAAGCGGGCGCCCTTCGGAATCGGCTTCCCACAGTAGGGGCATATTTCCTGCCCCTGCGCCGCAGGCCCTGCCGGGGCGGCGGGCTGGGCTGATTGCGCCGGGGCCGCTGGAGGAACTCCGCCGCCGGCATATTGCTGTGCAGGCTGGGCCGGTTGAGCGGGCTGCATGAGCTGGGGTATCAGGACCATGCCTGTCCCGACGGCCGCGCTCCCGCTCTTCCCGAGCTCTGCCGCGACCTGCTTTGCAGTGTCCATCTGCATTACGCTCTGGGCGTTGCCCGTCTGCATTATCCAGAAGAGCCTCTGGCGCCACTCGTCGGTCGTATTTACTCCCTCGATTTTGACATCGATGAGTTCAAGGCCGAGCCTGCGGAAGTCCTCGATGAGCTTGACCTTGACCTGCGTGCTCACCATGTCGAGGTTCTGGAAGAGGTCAACGATTGAATAGCTTGAGAGGTGCTTCATCATGCCCTCGTTGAAGTACGCCCTGATGAACTTGGTGACGTCGGCGGTGTCGTAGAGACCCTGGCCGCCA
The DNA window shown above is from Thermococcus sp. and carries:
- a CDS encoding M42 family metallopeptidase; this translates as MERVVEILREILEIPSPTGYTKEVLEHIEKKLNEAGIKTYYTNKGALIAGNHPEPELVVAGHVDTLGAMVKGVLPDGNLSFTRVGGLLLPTFEGEYCTIITRSGKRYRGTLLLKNPSVHVNKDAGKKERTEENMYIRLDAEVEKKEDTEKIGIRPGDFIAFDPKFEYANGFVKAHFLDDKASVAVMIDLMLELGAERLERLPVAFFFSPYEEVGHGGSAGYPPSTKELLVVDMGVVGDGVYGKETAVSIGAKDSSGPYDYEMTSRLIELAEKRDIPHVVDVFPYYGSDGSAALRAGWDFRVALIGQGVHASHGMERTHVKGLLATKELIKAYIEEKFGL
- a CDS encoding SPFH domain-containing protein → MVQVVEWVNPGEDEIIWRYPNEVIKWGAQLIVHEYEVAVFMRDGKIYDVLGPGRHTLTTQNLPLLYKLVGGSNSPFKATVIFVSMKQFQGRYGGGTQTKELAPVKYYGVYWFKVADPVLFITEVVGGQGLYDTADVTKFIRAYFNEGMMKHLSSYSIVDLFQNLDMVSTQVKVKLIEDFRRLGLELIDVKIEGVNTTDEWRQRLFWIMQTGNAQSVMQMDTAKQVAAELGKSGSAAVGTGMVLIPQLMQPAQPAQPAQQYAGGGVPPAAPAQSAQPAAPAGPAAQGQEICPYCGKPIPKGARFCPYCGHEIKRCPNGHIVPEGAKFCPVCGAKIE